From a region of the Bradyrhizobium sp. KBS0727 genome:
- a CDS encoding HAMP domain-containing sensor histidine kinase — MRNDPAVTAGGRHSVRYRLLAIALLPTLVILPLLLGISIYRWAARFDATLVSKVDGDLIIAHQYLARILDNTEQQLVAFSESARFRDLLVAGDASSSDLVTLLKEKASGLKFDFLYVIDGDGRILASEQPVASPSIRWDWPVISSALSGRPKTDIDVFESKDLAAMSPELAQRARLEVVPTPESVDTGRTPETRGLMIHSASALTLPNGRRGALVGGILLNQNLAFIDTINDLVYHDASLPEGSRGTATLFLDDVRISTNVRLFEGRRAVGTRVSSVVRTAVLDQGRTWLGSAFVVNDWYISAYEPIDDSYGRRVGMLYVGFLEKPFTDAKRETLLGIAIAFLVVTAATVPLFLKWASSIFRPLERMTGTIARVESGNLAARTGHVQGKDEIGQVALHLDQLLDQVQERDAQLRQWNEELNRRVEERALKLQQANRQLETTTKQLIMSEKLAAIGEITAGVAHEINNPIAVMQGNLEVIRDQMGGRAETVKTEFRLIDEQMHRISEIVTKLLQFAKPEEYAGYLEQHAVADIVSDSLPLVQHLLKKTTIAVEREDHASRLVRMNRTELQQVLVNLIVNAIHAMPDGGRLALRTFDLDMDGRPGIVIEVADTGAGMSADVMQRVFDPFFTTKRREGTGLGLSISQMLVTRQGGRISVESELGKGTTFTVWLPEAP, encoded by the coding sequence ATGCGTAACGACCCGGCCGTGACGGCGGGCGGGAGACACTCGGTCCGTTACCGTCTGCTGGCGATCGCGCTGCTGCCGACGCTGGTCATTCTGCCGCTGCTGCTCGGCATCTCCATCTATCGCTGGGCCGCCAGGTTCGACGCCACGCTGGTTTCGAAGGTCGATGGCGACCTGATCATCGCTCACCAGTATCTGGCTCGAATTCTCGATAACACCGAACAACAGCTGGTCGCCTTCAGCGAATCGGCGCGGTTTCGCGATCTTCTCGTCGCCGGCGACGCTTCGAGCAGCGATCTTGTCACGCTGCTCAAGGAGAAAGCGAGTGGCCTCAAATTCGATTTTCTCTATGTGATCGACGGCGACGGGCGCATTCTCGCCAGTGAACAACCCGTTGCCTCACCATCTATCCGATGGGATTGGCCGGTCATCAGTTCGGCGTTGAGCGGCCGTCCGAAGACGGACATCGACGTATTCGAGAGCAAGGATCTTGCGGCGATGTCGCCCGAGCTTGCTCAGCGCGCACGCCTTGAGGTGGTGCCAACCCCCGAAAGCGTGGACACAGGCCGCACGCCGGAGACGCGCGGCCTGATGATTCATTCAGCCAGCGCCCTGACGCTGCCCAACGGCCGACGCGGGGCCCTGGTCGGCGGTATACTGCTGAATCAGAATCTCGCTTTCATCGACACGATCAACGACCTGGTCTATCACGACGCCAGCCTGCCCGAAGGCAGCCGAGGAACGGCGACGCTGTTTCTTGATGATGTCCGCATCAGCACCAACGTGCGATTGTTCGAAGGTCGCCGGGCCGTCGGCACTCGCGTCTCGTCGGTGGTGCGGACTGCTGTGCTTGACCAGGGGCGCACGTGGCTCGGCAGCGCCTTTGTCGTGAACGACTGGTATATCTCGGCATATGAGCCGATCGACGACAGTTATGGCCGACGTGTCGGCATGCTCTATGTCGGGTTCCTCGAGAAACCGTTTACGGATGCGAAGCGTGAGACCCTGCTGGGAATAGCGATCGCTTTCCTGGTGGTCACGGCCGCGACCGTTCCCTTGTTCCTGAAATGGGCCAGCAGTATTTTCAGGCCCCTTGAGAGAATGACCGGGACGATCGCCCGGGTTGAGAGCGGCAATCTCGCGGCACGAACCGGCCATGTCCAGGGCAAGGACGAGATTGGCCAGGTGGCGCTTCATCTCGATCAGCTGCTCGATCAAGTCCAGGAGCGCGACGCACAGTTGCGCCAATGGAACGAGGAGCTCAACCGGCGTGTCGAGGAGCGCGCGCTCAAGCTGCAGCAGGCTAATCGGCAGTTGGAGACGACGACCAAGCAGCTCATCATGTCGGAGAAGCTCGCGGCGATCGGTGAAATCACCGCCGGCGTGGCCCATGAGATCAACAATCCGATCGCCGTCATGCAGGGAAATCTCGAGGTGATCCGCGACCAGATGGGCGGCAGGGCCGAAACGGTGAAGACCGAATTTCGGCTCATCGACGAGCAGATGCATCGCATCAGCGAAATTGTCACCAAGCTGCTGCAATTCGCCAAGCCGGAGGAGTACGCCGGTTACCTGGAGCAGCATGCCGTAGCCGACATTGTCTCGGATTCGCTGCCGCTTGTTCAGCATCTGCTCAAGAAGACGACGATTGCGGTCGAGAGAGAAGACCATGCGTCGCGCCTTGTCCGGATGAATCGGACCGAACTACAGCAGGTCCTCGTCAACCTGATCGTCAACGCCATTCACGCCATGCCGGATGGCGGTCGGCTCGCCTTGCGGACGTTCGACCTCGATATGGACGGGCGCCCGGGTATTGTGATCGAGGTTGCGGACACCGGTGCCGGCATGAGCGCGGATGTGATGCAGCGAGTGTTCGATCCGTTCTTCACGACCAAGCGGCGGGAAGGAACCGGGCTTGGTCTCTCGATCAGTCAGATGCTGGTGACACGGCAAGGCGGCAGGATCTCGGTCGAGAGCGAGCTTGGGAAAGGCACAACGTTCACTGTCTGGTTGCCCGAAGCGCCCTGA
- a CDS encoding DUF2945 domain-containing protein codes for MPYRFKVGDHVSWNSEAGRVSGRIIRTHTQDVDYKGYTHHASRDEPQYEIKSDKTDHIAMHKGSALTKIDK; via the coding sequence ATGCCATACCGCTTCAAAGTGGGAGATCACGTAAGCTGGAACTCCGAGGCCGGGAGAGTGAGCGGCAGAATCATCAGGACCCACACCCAAGACGTGGATTACAAGGGATACACCCATCATGCGAGCCGCGACGAGCCGCAATACGAGATCAAGAGCGACAAGACCGATCATATCGCCATGCACAAGGGCTCGGCGCTGACCAAGATCGATAAGTAG
- a CDS encoding sigma-54 dependent transcriptional regulator: MPLEANGKTHESVADPEFGPWLAQASILVVDDEPGMRNFLVRVLGPRCKRIEEAADVKAASIKLDELHFDVVILDNIMPGKNGLDWLAEQRATGFFADVILMTAYADLDTAIEALRAGVVDFVLKPFRSNQLLNAVARCLDRTRLQRENDVLRHELKSTPQQVLLRNKMLGESPAMRKVRETIARVAPLPTSILFTGQSGTGKEVAARSLHALSNRADKLFVPINCAAIPADMIESELFGHLKGAFTGAGRAREGLFMHAQGGTLFLDEIGELPYALQSKLLRVLEDRRVRPVGSEREVPFDARFVFATNADLQSRVDAGTFRPDLYYRINVMQIHLPPLKDRGEDLQNLAALFMREFSQQLGMPAVPIDERVRASLSQYDWPGNIRELRNLIERTVILGGFSGEFEMAVEPGDRDGQSLAEVERRHILSVLREAGGDREEAARRLGISRKTVDRKCANWHA; the protein is encoded by the coding sequence ATGCCTTTGGAAGCAAACGGCAAAACCCATGAATCCGTGGCGGATCCAGAGTTCGGCCCGTGGCTGGCGCAGGCCTCCATTCTGGTCGTCGACGATGAGCCAGGGATGCGCAATTTCCTGGTCCGGGTCCTTGGTCCGCGCTGCAAGCGGATCGAAGAGGCGGCGGACGTCAAGGCAGCATCGATCAAGCTCGACGAGCTGCATTTTGACGTCGTCATCCTCGATAACATCATGCCGGGAAAGAACGGACTCGACTGGCTTGCCGAGCAGCGGGCGACCGGGTTCTTTGCCGACGTGATCCTGATGACGGCCTATGCCGATCTCGACACCGCGATAGAAGCGCTGCGCGCCGGTGTGGTCGATTTTGTCCTGAAGCCATTCCGGTCCAATCAACTGCTCAACGCCGTTGCACGCTGTCTCGATCGGACGCGGCTGCAGCGTGAAAATGACGTCCTGCGCCACGAATTGAAGTCGACGCCACAACAGGTCCTCTTGCGCAACAAGATGCTTGGCGAATCCCCTGCGATGCGAAAGGTGCGCGAGACCATCGCGCGTGTCGCTCCCTTGCCGACGTCGATCCTGTTCACGGGCCAGTCGGGGACCGGCAAGGAGGTCGCTGCCCGCTCGCTCCACGCGCTCTCCAACCGGGCGGACAAGCTCTTCGTGCCGATCAACTGCGCTGCAATACCCGCGGACATGATCGAGAGCGAGCTGTTCGGACATCTGAAGGGCGCTTTCACCGGTGCCGGCAGGGCGCGTGAGGGGCTGTTCATGCATGCCCAGGGCGGCACCCTGTTCCTCGATGAAATCGGTGAGTTACCTTATGCACTGCAGAGCAAGCTGCTGCGGGTCCTGGAAGATCGCCGCGTCCGGCCTGTTGGTTCGGAGCGCGAGGTCCCGTTCGACGCTCGTTTCGTCTTTGCCACCAATGCCGATCTGCAGAGCCGCGTCGATGCCGGCACCTTTCGGCCCGATCTCTACTATCGAATCAACGTCATGCAGATTCATCTGCCGCCATTGAAGGATCGCGGCGAGGATCTGCAGAATCTGGCCGCACTCTTCATGCGCGAGTTTTCGCAGCAGCTCGGCATGCCCGCGGTTCCGATCGACGAAAGGGTGCGCGCGTCGCTTTCGCAGTATGACTGGCCCGGAAATATCCGGGAGTTGCGCAACCTGATCGAACGGACGGTTATTCTCGGCGGATTTTCCGGAGAGTTCGAAATGGCCGTCGAGCCGGGTGACCGGGACGGGCAGAGTCTGGCGGAGGTAGAGCGACGACACATTCTATCGGTGCTCCGCGAGGCCGGCGGCGACCGCGAGGAAGCCGCGCGCCGGCTTGGCATCTCGCGCAAGACCGTCGACCGCAAATGCGCAAACTGGCATGCGTAA
- a CDS encoding DnaJ C-terminal domain-containing protein has translation MRNPYEVLGVATTASSADIQKAYRKLAKKLHPDLNPGDKAAEEKFKEVAGAYDLLGDAAKRKRFDDGEIDATGAERPQQHFYRDFATSDHGHPYTDDSGYADFMDSDDAFADLLRRSERARANRRGRDLHYQLPIDFAESIAGANKRLTLPDGGILDVTIPPGLVDGQILRLRGKGAPGTGKGGAGDALIEVEVVPDRRFTREGDDISLELPISLSEAVLGGRIRVPTPTGDVTMAVPKGSNTGTTLRLKGKGAPHRGGGHGDQFVRLKVVLPKPPDPELEAFVANWDKGKAFNPRADSGS, from the coding sequence GTGAGAAATCCGTACGAGGTTCTCGGCGTTGCCACGACGGCTTCTTCAGCCGACATCCAGAAGGCATACCGAAAACTGGCGAAAAAGCTGCATCCCGATCTCAATCCCGGTGACAAGGCGGCCGAGGAGAAATTCAAGGAAGTCGCCGGCGCCTATGATCTGCTCGGCGATGCCGCGAAGCGCAAACGTTTCGACGATGGCGAGATCGACGCGACGGGTGCCGAACGACCGCAGCAGCATTTCTATCGGGATTTCGCGACGTCGGATCACGGCCATCCTTACACCGACGATTCCGGCTACGCCGATTTCATGGATTCGGACGACGCTTTCGCGGATTTGCTGAGGCGTAGTGAACGGGCGCGCGCGAACCGGCGCGGGCGGGATTTGCACTACCAGCTGCCGATCGATTTTGCCGAATCGATTGCGGGTGCGAACAAGCGTCTGACACTGCCGGATGGTGGCATCCTTGACGTGACTATTCCGCCCGGCCTGGTCGATGGGCAAATCCTCCGTTTGCGAGGCAAGGGAGCGCCCGGTACCGGCAAGGGCGGCGCCGGGGATGCCCTGATCGAGGTGGAGGTCGTACCCGACCGTCGCTTCACGCGCGAGGGCGACGACATCTCTCTGGAATTGCCGATCTCTCTTTCCGAGGCCGTGCTGGGCGGGCGGATTCGCGTTCCGACGCCGACCGGCGACGTGACCATGGCCGTACCGAAGGGATCGAACACCGGTACGACCCTGCGCTTGAAAGGCAAGGGCGCGCCCCACCGCGGCGGCGGCCACGGCGATCAGTTCGTCAGGCTCAAGGTGGTTTTACCGAAACCTCCGGATCCCGAACTCGAGGCATTCGTTGCCAACTGGGACAAAGGGAAGGCGTTCAACCCGCGCGCGGATAGCGGATCATGA
- a CDS encoding thioesterase family protein — translation MLEIPLGANGAFTLIVAPEHLANRFKDSILPPVLATPLMILAMENAALNAIRNYLEPGESALGTAVDIRHLAATPVGQRVTAKAEVTLVEGKRIVFAVIAHDEVEEIGRGTHERMLVDLRRLTRRLEGKSHPL, via the coding sequence ATGCTTGAGATTCCACTGGGAGCCAACGGAGCCTTCACGCTCATCGTCGCGCCGGAACATCTGGCGAACCGGTTCAAAGATTCAATCCTGCCGCCGGTGCTGGCAACACCGCTGATGATCCTGGCGATGGAGAATGCCGCGCTGAACGCCATTCGCAACTATCTCGAGCCGGGCGAGAGCGCCCTCGGCACGGCGGTCGACATCCGCCACCTGGCGGCGACGCCGGTCGGCCAACGCGTCACGGCGAAAGCGGAAGTCACCCTGGTAGAAGGCAAGCGGATCGTCTTCGCGGTGATCGCCCATGATGAAGTCGAGGAGATCGGCAGAGGCACCCATGAGCGGATGCTGGTCGACCTTCGTCGCCTGACACGGCGCCTCGAGGGTAAAAGCCATCCGCTATAG
- a CDS encoding chaperone modulator CbpM gives MNKQQFLSSAGLQVQTLDLWLEQRWLIPEQTSAGANFSDMDVARAHFIRDLKADLGVNDEGVDVILHLVDQMHGLRRMLEQLHDDLQAT, from the coding sequence ATGAACAAGCAGCAGTTCTTGAGCAGTGCGGGCCTCCAGGTGCAGACGCTGGATCTCTGGCTCGAGCAGCGGTGGCTGATTCCAGAGCAGACCTCCGCCGGCGCGAACTTCTCTGACATGGACGTCGCGCGGGCGCATTTTATCCGCGACCTGAAAGCCGATCTCGGCGTCAACGACGAGGGCGTCGACGTCATCCTGCATCTGGTGGATCAGATGCACGGCTTGCGCCGGATGCTCGAGCAGCTGCACGACGATCTTCAGGCAACATAG
- a CDS encoding DUF992 domain-containing protein: MRRSTVLAAIAATMLTACVGAADAQQPPQRVQAGVLECRGGASIGFIVGSVTNLGCVLRINGIPEDYYTAVIQKVGLDLGFTENTALAWGVFSPVAQPGRGDIAGNYVGVDASAAAIVGVGGNVLLGGSNNSIALQPLSVEGETGVSIAGGLEKLELRPGR, encoded by the coding sequence ATGCGTCGTTCGACTGTCCTTGCCGCTATTGCCGCGACCATGCTCACCGCGTGTGTCGGCGCTGCCGACGCGCAGCAACCTCCACAACGGGTGCAGGCTGGTGTGCTCGAGTGCCGCGGAGGCGCCAGCATTGGCTTCATCGTGGGATCGGTGACCAATCTCGGATGCGTGTTGCGCATCAACGGGATCCCGGAAGATTACTACACCGCCGTCATCCAGAAGGTGGGTCTCGACCTCGGCTTCACCGAGAATACCGCGCTCGCCTGGGGCGTCTTTTCGCCAGTCGCACAGCCCGGGCGAGGCGATATTGCCGGTAATTACGTCGGTGTCGACGCCAGTGCCGCAGCCATTGTCGGCGTTGGCGGCAACGTGCTGCTCGGCGGTTCGAACAATTCCATCGCATTGCAGCCGTTGAGCGTGGAGGGCGAGACCGGCGTCAGCATCGCTGGGGGCCTGGAGAAATTGGAACTCCGGCCGGGGCGGTAG
- a CDS encoding DUF488 family protein has translation MGNYPLPVGTHWPEATIFTIGHSTLPIHQFIASLKTYGIKRLVDIRTIPRSRRNPQFESSALANSLRSDGIEYVHLSGLGGLRHPRKGSPNTGWRNESFRGYADYMQTQAFENELETLINLSRESRLAIMCAEAVPWRCHRSLVSDALIARGITVIDILTESSYRPHKLTAFAHVNGTQITYPPDQPKLL, from the coding sequence ATGGGCAACTACCCGCTCCCGGTTGGTACTCATTGGCCAGAAGCCACGATATTCACCATTGGGCATTCGACCCTGCCGATCCATCAGTTCATCGCCAGTTTGAAAACCTACGGCATCAAACGGCTCGTCGATATCCGCACCATACCTCGCTCGCGCCGCAATCCACAGTTCGAGAGCTCGGCGCTGGCCAACAGCCTCCGCTCGGATGGCATCGAATACGTGCATCTTTCGGGCTTGGGAGGTCTCAGGCATCCGCGCAAGGGCTCGCCCAACACAGGTTGGCGCAATGAAAGCTTTCGCGGCTACGCCGACTACATGCAAACGCAGGCGTTTGAGAATGAGCTTGAAACGCTCATTAACTTGAGCCGCGAGAGCAGGCTTGCGATCATGTGCGCCGAGGCCGTTCCCTGGCGCTGCCACCGTTCGCTGGTGTCTGACGCGCTGATCGCGCGCGGCATCACCGTGATCGATATACTGACAGAGAGCAGCTATCGACCCCACAAGCTCACAGCGTTCGCACACGTGAACGGCACGCAGATAACCTATCCGCCTGATCAGCCGAAACTACTATAA
- a CDS encoding BON domain-containing protein: MKTDMALRQDVEKELAANSRIDASHITVTVQNRVVTLAGQVQNYASKCEAGNVVKHIAGVAALANDLEVTPAGAQPTDADLTPRVLQALEANVFVPSKAITPVVHDGWVTLSGKVLYYYEKLDAENAVRPLRGVKGITDSIVTDNPDGPQDLSQEIITNALSRNARLDADQITVKVNGRTAILEGAVRCLAERDDAEQAAWAAPGVSAVQNHLVVG, encoded by the coding sequence ATGAAAACCGACATGGCGCTTCGTCAAGACGTCGAGAAGGAACTCGCCGCGAATTCACGAATCGATGCGAGCCACATCACCGTAACCGTCCAGAACAGGGTGGTTACACTTGCCGGCCAGGTGCAAAATTACGCGAGCAAATGCGAAGCCGGGAACGTGGTGAAGCACATTGCCGGCGTCGCCGCACTCGCTAATGATCTGGAGGTGACGCCGGCGGGAGCGCAACCAACCGATGCTGATTTGACGCCGCGCGTGTTGCAGGCCCTTGAGGCCAACGTTTTTGTACCGTCGAAAGCAATCACGCCTGTCGTTCACGACGGCTGGGTCACGCTCAGCGGCAAAGTACTGTACTATTACGAGAAGCTGGACGCAGAAAATGCGGTGCGCCCTTTGCGTGGAGTCAAAGGGATAACCGATTCAATCGTGACCGATAATCCCGATGGGCCGCAAGACCTGAGCCAGGAGATTATCACCAACGCGCTCTCCCGAAACGCCCGTCTCGATGCGGACCAAATCACGGTGAAGGTCAACGGCCGCACCGCGATCCTCGAAGGCGCGGTTCGGTGCCTGGCTGAGCGCGATGACGCGGAACAGGCGGCTTGGGCGGCGCCCGGCGTGAGCGCCGTGCAAAATCATCTTGTGGTCGGCTGA
- a CDS encoding CDGSH iron-sulfur domain-containing protein: MKKSDSNVRVIVTKDGPYVITGGVKLSEQIIATGSDGSSEDWIEKELPPPAPKFALCRCGHSNKKPYCDGSHTRVGFDGTEVADRASYRDRAKVFDGPSLALLDVESLCAFARFCDPNGQVWSQVARTDDPEVRATFIRQVQNCPSGRLVVWDKDAGAALEPELGPSIGLIEDPSEACSGPIWLRGGIALISADGEEYEVRDRVTLCRCGASNNKPFCDGTHAAIKFRAK, translated from the coding sequence TTGAAAAAATCGGACAGCAATGTGCGTGTGATCGTCACCAAGGACGGCCCCTACGTGATAACGGGCGGCGTGAAGCTTTCCGAGCAGATCATCGCGACCGGCTCCGATGGATCTTCGGAGGACTGGATCGAGAAGGAGCTGCCGCCGCCCGCGCCGAAGTTCGCGCTGTGCCGCTGCGGGCATTCAAACAAGAAGCCGTATTGCGACGGCTCTCACACAAGGGTCGGCTTTGACGGTACCGAGGTTGCGGATCGCGCGTCATACCGCGATCGGGCGAAAGTATTCGACGGTCCTTCGCTCGCACTGCTCGACGTCGAGAGCTTGTGCGCGTTCGCGCGGTTCTGCGACCCGAACGGCCAGGTGTGGAGCCAGGTTGCGCGTACTGACGATCCCGAAGTGCGCGCGACGTTCATTCGACAGGTCCAGAATTGCCCGTCGGGACGGCTGGTGGTGTGGGACAAGGATGCCGGGGCTGCACTCGAACCCGAACTGGGGCCTTCGATCGGACTGATTGAGGATCCATCGGAAGCCTGCAGCGGTCCCATCTGGTTGCGGGGCGGAATCGCTCTTATTTCGGCGGATGGCGAAGAATATGAGGTGCGCGATCGTGTGACACTGTGCCGTTGTGGTGCGTCCAACAACAAACCGTTCTGCGACGGTACGCATGCCGCCATCAAATTTCGCGCAAAGTAG
- the dnaK gene encoding molecular chaperone DnaK encodes MGKVIGIDLGTTNSCVAIMDGKNARIIENAEGMRTTPSVVAFTSDGERLVGQPARRQAVTNPTNTIFAVKRLIGRRYDDPMVEKDKSLVPYKIVKASNGDAWVEADGKTYSPSQISAFILQKMKETAEASLGEKVTQAVITVPAYFNDAQRQATKDAGKIAGLEVLRIINEPTAAALAYGLEKKKQSKIAVYDLGGGTFDVSILDIGDGVFEVKATNGDTFLGGEDFDMRLVNYLADEFQREQGINLRNDNLALQRLKEAAEKAKIELSSTTQTEINLPFITADASGPKHLVVKLTRAKFESLVEDLVQKTIEPCLNALKDAGLTAKDINEVVLVGGMTRMPKIQEVVQKIFGKEPHKGVNPDEVVAIGAAIQAGVLQGDVKDVLLLDVTPLSLGLETLGGVFTRLIERNTTVPAKKSQVFSTAEDNQNAVTIRVFQGEREMAADNKLLGQFDLMGIPPAPRGTPQIEVTFDIDANGIVNVSAKDKGTGKEQRIQIQASGGLSEADIEKMVKDAEAHAAEDKKRKEAVEAKNHAEALLHSTETTVKEHGSKLSDADRRAIENAMADLREALKGNDAALITVKSNTLQQASVKLGEAVYAQSQHSPGTAPSGNENVVDAEFTEIDDDKKKSA; translated from the coding sequence ATGGGTAAAGTCATCGGAATTGATTTGGGAACGACGAACTCCTGCGTCGCGATCATGGACGGCAAGAACGCTCGGATCATCGAGAATGCCGAGGGCATGCGCACCACGCCTTCGGTCGTTGCATTCACGAGCGATGGTGAGCGGCTGGTCGGACAGCCGGCCAGACGGCAGGCCGTGACCAATCCCACCAACACCATCTTTGCCGTGAAGCGCCTGATCGGCCGTCGCTACGACGACCCCATGGTCGAAAAGGACAAGAGTCTCGTCCCCTACAAGATCGTCAAGGCGTCGAATGGCGACGCCTGGGTCGAAGCCGACGGAAAAACCTATTCGCCATCGCAGATATCGGCGTTCATCCTGCAGAAGATGAAGGAAACGGCCGAGGCAAGTCTCGGCGAGAAGGTGACGCAGGCGGTGATTACCGTTCCCGCCTATTTCAACGATGCGCAACGTCAGGCGACCAAGGACGCCGGCAAGATCGCCGGTCTGGAGGTCCTGCGCATTATCAACGAGCCGACCGCGGCCGCGCTCGCTTACGGGCTCGAGAAGAAGAAGCAGAGCAAGATTGCGGTCTACGATCTCGGCGGCGGAACGTTCGACGTCTCGATCCTGGATATCGGCGACGGTGTATTCGAGGTCAAAGCCACCAACGGAGATACGTTCCTCGGCGGCGAAGACTTCGACATGCGTCTCGTGAACTATCTCGCCGATGAATTCCAGAGGGAGCAGGGCATCAACCTGCGGAACGACAACCTGGCCTTGCAGCGCCTGAAGGAGGCCGCGGAAAAGGCCAAGATCGAATTGTCCTCGACCACGCAGACCGAGATCAATCTGCCGTTCATTACGGCGGATGCGAGCGGGCCGAAACATCTCGTGGTCAAGCTTACGCGCGCGAAGTTCGAATCGCTGGTCGAGGATCTCGTGCAGAAGACCATCGAGCCGTGTCTCAACGCGCTCAAGGACGCGGGGCTCACGGCGAAAGACATCAACGAAGTGGTGTTGGTCGGCGGCATGACCAGGATGCCGAAGATCCAGGAGGTCGTGCAGAAGATCTTCGGCAAGGAGCCGCACAAGGGCGTCAATCCCGACGAGGTGGTTGCGATCGGCGCGGCGATCCAGGCCGGCGTGCTTCAGGGCGACGTCAAGGACGTGCTGCTGCTCGACGTCACGCCGTTGTCGCTCGGCCTCGAAACGCTGGGCGGTGTGTTCACGCGCCTTATTGAACGAAACACCACGGTGCCGGCGAAGAAGAGCCAGGTGTTCTCGACAGCGGAGGATAACCAGAATGCGGTTACCATTCGCGTATTTCAGGGCGAACGCGAAATGGCAGCCGACAACAAGCTGCTCGGCCAGTTCGACCTGATGGGTATTCCGCCGGCGCCGCGGGGTACTCCGCAGATCGAGGTGACGTTCGATATCGACGCCAACGGCATCGTTAACGTCTCGGCAAAGGACAAGGGGACCGGCAAGGAACAGCGCATCCAGATTCAGGCATCCGGCGGGCTCTCGGAGGCCGACATCGAAAAGATGGTCAAGGACGCGGAGGCGCACGCGGCCGAAGACAAAAAGCGCAAGGAAGCTGTCGAGGCGAAGAATCACGCCGAGGCGCTGTTGCACTCGACCGAGACGACGGTGAAAGAGCACGGCTCCAAGCTGTCGGATGCCGACCGTCGAGCGATCGAGAACGCCATGGCCGACCTTCGCGAGGCTCTGAAAGGCAACGATGCGGCGCTGATCACGGTGAAGTCGAACACTCTGCAACAGGCGTCGGTCAAGCTCGGAGAGGCGGTCTACGCGCAGTCGCAGCATTCGCCCGGCACCGCGCCGTCGGGCAACGAGAATGTCGTCGATGCCGAATTCACCGAGATCGACGACGACAAGAAGAAATCGGCGTGA
- a CDS encoding YXWGXW repeat-containing protein: protein MAVSPAVAQEAACAPITAVETPPPPLPIYEQPPVPGPGYLWSPGYWSWDEDQGDYYWVPGTWAQPPRPGLLWTPGYWGWLAGAYIFHPGYWGERVGFYGGVNYGFGYTGAGYEGGRWDHGVFAYNRAVNNLQGTTIRNVYEKNVVVNQTINNISYNGGRGGTEARPTAADRAIAKQPHFAPTPLQRKHVEVASQDPKLFKKANGGVPAVGATARPGDMRGPGVVRARPVGEVVPANGARPAREELKRPEPGPAESPRKALQEKEPPMRDPARETRPPVEERRAAPVPETRVEPRAAPEATTSPAVRESRPAMEERRPEEIRRAEPKPEPMARPEPSMRPEPSMRPEPRVQMGAPPTHGPPAGGRPGGEEERRPEQR from the coding sequence GTGGCCGTTTCGCCCGCGGTCGCGCAGGAGGCGGCCTGCGCACCCATCACCGCCGTTGAGACGCCGCCGCCGCCGTTGCCGATCTATGAGCAGCCGCCGGTGCCCGGTCCTGGCTATCTCTGGTCACCGGGCTATTGGTCCTGGGACGAAGACCAGGGCGACTACTATTGGGTCCCCGGTACCTGGGCTCAGCCGCCGCGACCGGGCTTGCTGTGGACCCCAGGCTACTGGGGATGGTTGGCAGGCGCCTACATTTTCCATCCAGGTTATTGGGGCGAGCGCGTCGGCTTCTATGGCGGCGTCAATTATGGTTTCGGCTATACCGGCGCAGGCTATGAGGGTGGGCGCTGGGACCATGGCGTGTTCGCTTACAACCGCGCCGTCAACAACCTGCAGGGCACGACGATCCGGAACGTCTACGAGAAGAATGTCGTCGTAAATCAAACGATCAACAACATCAGCTACAATGGCGGCAGGGGCGGCACAGAGGCGCGACCGACCGCTGCCGACAGGGCCATTGCCAAACAGCCGCACTTCGCGCCGACACCTCTGCAGCGCAAGCACGTCGAGGTGGCAAGCCAGGATCCGAAACTCTTCAAGAAGGCCAACGGCGGGGTGCCGGCAGTCGGCGCAACGGCGCGTCCCGGCGACATGCGGGGGCCGGGTGTCGTTCGGGCGCGGCCCGTCGGCGAAGTCGTACCCGCAAATGGTGCACGGCCGGCGCGCGAAGAGTTGAAGCGGCCAGAGCCCGGGCCAGCGGAGTCTCCCCGCAAAGCGCTCCAGGAGAAGGAGCCGCCGATGCGCGATCCGGCTCGGGAGACCAGGCCTCCGGTCGAAGAAAGGCGCGCGGCCCCTGTTCCCGAGACGAGAGTTGAACCGAGGGCGGCGCCCGAGGCAACGACGAGCCCAGCCGTTCGGGAGAGCCGGCCGGCGATGGAGGAAAGGAGGCCCGAAGAGATCCGTCGGGCGGAGCCGAAGCCCGAGCCGATGGCAAGACCGGAGCCGTCGATGCGACCCGAGCCGTCGATGCGACCGGAGCCGAGAGTACAAATGGGCGCCCCTCCGACGCATGGCCCGCCTGCCGGCGGCCGTCCCGGCGGCGAAGAAGAGAGAAGACCGGAGCAGCGTTAG